Part of the Bradyrhizobium sp. AZCC 1721 genome, GTCCGCCTGGTGCTGAAGGACTGGCCGATCCTGGGCGACGTCTCAAAATACGCGGCGCGGGTGGCGCTCGCCGCTAAGTATCAGGACAAATACCTGCCGGCGCACGAGGCGATGATCGGCGTCAGTTCGAAATTGACCGAACCGCGCATCCGCGAACTGGTGGCAGGCGCCGGCATCGATATGGACCGTCTCAACCGCGACCTCACTTCGAATGCGAAGGCAATCGACACCATTCTCGCCCGCAACCACGATCAGGCGGTGGCCTTCGGATTCAAGGGAACGCCGTCCTTCATCGTCGGCAAGTTCCGCGTGCCGGGAATCCTGACCATGGCGGAATTCGAGATGGTGATTGCCGACGCGCGCAAGGCGAAGAAAAGCAATTAGCTAGAGCGCCAAAACGCCGTCGTTCGGGACGACGGCGTTCGAATGTTGCGATTGATCTCGCCAGGAGATTATCAAGCAATTATCGCGACGAGAGCTTGACCCAATCGTCGTGAGCGCGCGTTTTCAGCGCCTTCCAGTCCTCTGCCACGACATCCCAGTTGACGAGGGTGCGATTGGCCTGCGCGACCTGGCCGCTGGCGACGCTCGACGTCCGCATGGAATCGTAGACATAGACGCCGAAAACTAGCAGCAGCGCGCCCAAAATCATTCCGACAAACGTCCGCATGCGATACCTCCGTGACCGCTCACTAACGCGCAAGACGAGGGATGGTTCCCCGATCTAGGATCGCGCCTTCGGCGGCGCCGGGCGGGGAGCCGAGGCGGAAGGTGCCGCCCCCGTGGCTGTGCCGGTCGCCATCAGCTTGCGACGAGATTGTGTCGGCAGCATCATCGGTGGTCAGGCATGGCTGTTCAGCCATTGCAATATCTCTGCATTCATCTCGCGCGGATAGGTGTGGCTGAGATCGTCGAGCTCGCGATAGATGACGTTGGCACCAGCGGCCGACAGCGCTTGGGCTGTCTGCCGCGCCACCTGTACAGGAAACATCCAGTCGAGCCGGCCGTGCACGATGTGAACAGGCAGGCCACGTAGCCGTCGGCATCGGCCATTTCGGCCATCAGCGGATGAAACGTTGCCGAGACCGGCGCGAGGTGAGTGAAGGGCGAGGCGCTCTCGAATCCCGTGACATAGCAGAACGTGCCGCCGTCGCTCATCCCGGTCAGCAGCATCCGCCTGGGATCGACGTTCCAGCGTGAGCGTACGGCGTCCATGATGCGCATCAAATTCGGCGTGTCGGTATCGTCGCCCATCAGCGCCCAGGTCGAGCCGGTCGCGGTCGGGGCGACCAGGATCGCGCCGCGGCTGCGGGCATCGCGCAGCCAGCTCCACAGAAAGCCGCGGCCATTGCCGCTGCCGCCATGCAGCGCCATCACCAGCGGAAGCGCGCGGTCGGGGGTGTAATGTTCCGGCACGTAGGCGGAGAAGCCGCCGCGGCTGCCCGACTCGTTATGATCGTGAAAGACGCCGGTATTTGGATTGGCTGGCGCCGCCAGCCGCGCCGCGAGATCGTCGTCGTCGCGCAGCGACGGGTCGACGAAGAACTCGCTCACCGGCGGCAATTTTGTAGCCAGCGCATATAGTGCCTCCTGCGCACGCGGAGCGTAGCGAAGTGCGCGAAACACGCTAACGAGATCGCCATTGCCATTTTGCACGACGCGCAGAGCAGCGAACGCGGCGAGCGCCGCATCGCTCGCCGCGTCGAGGGAGGTCTTGATATCTGCGAACTCCGCCGGCCATTCTGCGAGCTTCGACCG contains:
- a CDS encoding DsbA family protein translates to MKRLNNPAGTIPGPTRREALGLLGAGVALFGAGMSRPAFAQGDDILTEALVLRDPDAPATGNLDGDINIVEWFDYNCPYCRKIAPEIQQVVQDDGKVRLVLKDWPILGDVSKYAARVALAAKYQDKYLPAHEAMIGVSSKLTEPRIRELVAGAGIDMDRLNRDLTSNAKAIDTILARNHDQAVAFGFKGTPSFIVGKFRVPGILTMAEFEMVIADARKAKKSN